A region from the Ptychodera flava strain L36383 chromosome 12, AS_Pfla_20210202, whole genome shotgun sequence genome encodes:
- the LOC139145520 gene encoding uncharacterized protein, whose product MASVTDEELLHKQELVMYLNDSYSRVMIRCKLQPTSWNEHPQIKRRRHQQIAATRAIATVKRCPFYQKKHQTFLVLKSVFGGKTAVGKMVTVLTILEYSEEEMQSSSPV is encoded by the exons ATGGCTTCCGTCACCGATGAAGAATTACTTCACAAGCAAGAACTGGTTATGTACCTCAACGATAGCTATTCACGGGTCATGATCAGATGCAAGTTGCAACCGACGTCTTGGAATGAACATCCACAAATCAAAC gaCGGAGACACCAACAAATAGCTGCAACAAGAGCTATTGCCACAGTAAAGAGATGCCCATTTTACCAGAAAAA gcatcaaacatttttggttctcaagagtgtctttggtggaaaaactgcagttggaAAAATGGTAACAGTTCTGAC gatactggaaTATTCCGAGGAAGAGATGCAAAGCAGCAGCCCTGTTTAG